From the Bacteroidales bacterium genome, one window contains:
- the glgP gene encoding alpha-glucan family phosphorylase: MTSKLLHPDYLFEVSWEVCNKVGGIHTVLSTKALTLVNQLGEKFLLIGPDVYREEHANSEFLEDPGLFSDWKQQALTEGLRIRTGRWNITGNPIVILVDFTSLISRKDEIFAKLWESYKLDSISGQWDYIEPALFGYAVGQVIESFLKFHQLLREKVVAQFHEWMTGTGILYLKEKLPQVSTVFTTHATVLGRALAGNGRPLYSGLASYNPDDLAREFNVVAKQSLEKLSAKHADAFTTVSEITARECKHFLHREVDVITPNGFEDSFVPPPGEYEQKRQLARSKLHQVAAALFNAPLPDDTFFLATSGRYEFRNKGIDLVIDTLANLSKNPDGRTIVAFILVPANHFGPRKDLLQKLQEHTSEPLNGNILTHNLHDAEYDPILNRIRAKGLSNHPDSKVKVVFVPSYLNGDDGIFNLSYYHLLAGFDLTLFPSYYEPWGYTPLESIAFSVPTITTSLSGFGLWVRKEVKDPDSAVYVVDRNDNNDGEVVSAMASIVRQVASLTPESFASAMNRSREISLLALWENFIDYYKDAYKIAIAKAEDRAELFVYIGPAPQVVKRPAISEPKWTTLTIQGNIPPKLAALDELANNLWWCWNYPAQELFQRIDPQLWEASEHNPILLLEGTDFKRFRELEKDHDFLNHLDYVYREFKNYMAVTPPQGSPKIAYFSMEFGLHASLKLYSGGLGLLAGDYLKEASDSNVDMVGIGLLYRYGYFDQVLSVNGEQQATYKRQAFGQMPLQKLTNENGDWLTVSLALPGRTVTIRLWKIQIGRVPLILLDTDFDLNDPRDQSITHQLYGGDLENRLKQEMVLGIAGVRALQALKIEPTVFHSNEGHSAFIGLERLRYYIVDRKLSFEVAREIVRSSTLFTTHTPVPAGHDAFPEDLLRVYISHYPERLNIKWEDLIALGRFNPYDTSEKFSMSVLAANLSCYMNGVSRLHGKVSQEMFAPLYKGYFPEETHIDYVTNGVHYYTWTHKKLRQLYENSFGEGFLHDQSNPDYWRKIHHVPDKDLWNIKQSLKTELIDYLKKRFLSGKASRHENPRHLVDIVENLDDKALIIGFARRFATYKRGNLLFRNLDRLAQIVNDPDRPVRILFAGKAHPNDGGGQELIKQIVQISRMPQFVGKIVFIENYDIELAQRMVAGVDVWLNTPTRTMEASGTSGEKASMNGTIHFSVLDGWWCEGYRPDAGWALSEKPTYENEDFQNQLDAETIYYTLEDDIIPKYYSRNHEDVPVEWVKYIKNTIAEVAPHFTMKRQLNDYIAKFYGKLHERYLHITADDFSVAKDIALWKRMVARIWKNISVISSCMPENQQQLLKVGEEYHCEVVLDIDRLLPEEVGVELVMLRHEGEKKFLDVRQEFEFVKQIDGKAIYKIAVVPTRPGTFSAGMRIFPKSNLLPHRQDFCMVKWI; encoded by the coding sequence ATGACAAGTAAATTGCTCCATCCCGACTACCTCTTTGAAGTAAGCTGGGAGGTTTGCAACAAAGTGGGCGGAATCCATACCGTTCTGTCCACCAAAGCGTTAACCCTGGTTAATCAGTTAGGTGAAAAATTCCTGCTCATTGGTCCTGATGTCTACAGGGAAGAACATGCCAATTCCGAATTTTTGGAAGATCCCGGGCTTTTCAGCGACTGGAAACAGCAGGCACTGACTGAGGGTTTACGCATTCGCACAGGCCGCTGGAATATTACCGGAAATCCCATTGTTATTTTGGTTGATTTTACTTCCCTTATCAGCAGGAAAGATGAAATTTTTGCCAAACTGTGGGAAAGCTACAAACTCGATTCTATTTCCGGACAATGGGATTACATCGAACCGGCTCTTTTTGGGTATGCCGTTGGCCAGGTAATTGAAAGCTTCCTCAAATTTCACCAGCTTTTACGCGAAAAAGTTGTTGCCCAGTTTCACGAATGGATGACAGGAACAGGCATTCTCTACCTGAAAGAGAAATTGCCTCAGGTTTCCACTGTGTTTACCACCCATGCCACCGTACTCGGCAGGGCTCTGGCAGGTAACGGAAGGCCTCTTTACAGTGGTCTTGCTTCCTACAACCCCGATGACCTGGCCCGTGAATTTAACGTGGTGGCCAAGCAAAGCCTCGAAAAACTCAGCGCAAAGCATGCCGACGCATTCACCACAGTAAGTGAGATAACCGCACGTGAATGCAAACATTTTCTCCACAGGGAAGTAGATGTTATTACTCCCAACGGATTTGAAGATTCGTTTGTGCCTCCCCCCGGAGAATACGAACAAAAACGCCAGCTGGCGCGCAGTAAACTACACCAGGTTGCTGCAGCATTATTCAATGCACCTCTCCCCGACGATACCTTCTTTCTGGCAACAAGCGGCCGGTATGAGTTCCGCAACAAGGGAATTGACCTGGTAATCGATACCCTTGCCAACCTGAGCAAAAATCCCGATGGAAGAACCATCGTTGCCTTTATTCTTGTGCCCGCCAACCACTTTGGACCAAGAAAAGATCTGCTCCAAAAGTTACAGGAACATACCAGTGAACCGCTGAACGGAAACATTCTTACACACAACCTCCACGATGCCGAATACGACCCCATTTTAAACCGTATCCGCGCAAAAGGACTATCCAACCACCCCGACAGCAAGGTAAAAGTTGTCTTTGTACCTTCTTATCTAAACGGAGATGACGGTATTTTCAACCTTTCCTATTACCACCTTCTTGCTGGCTTTGACCTTACGCTTTTCCCTTCCTATTACGAACCATGGGGTTATACCCCGCTGGAAAGCATTGCTTTCTCCGTGCCCACAATCACCACTTCGCTCAGCGGGTTCGGGCTCTGGGTGCGGAAAGAAGTTAAAGACCCCGACAGTGCAGTGTATGTTGTCGACCGAAACGACAACAACGACGGGGAAGTTGTTTCGGCCATGGCATCCATTGTACGGCAGGTAGCATCCCTTACCCCCGAATCGTTTGCCTCGGCCATGAACCGCTCAAGGGAAATTTCCCTTCTTGCCTTATGGGAAAACTTTATTGACTATTATAAAGACGCTTATAAGATTGCTATTGCCAAGGCGGAAGACCGCGCCGAACTGTTCGTTTATATCGGCCCGGCTCCTCAGGTGGTCAAGCGTCCTGCAATTTCAGAACCCAAATGGACTACCCTCACCATTCAGGGCAATATCCCTCCAAAACTTGCAGCCCTTGATGAATTGGCTAACAACCTTTGGTGGTGCTGGAATTATCCTGCACAGGAACTTTTTCAGCGCATTGACCCTCAGCTGTGGGAAGCATCGGAACATAACCCCATACTGTTGCTCGAAGGTACTGACTTCAAACGGTTCAGGGAACTGGAAAAGGATCATGATTTCCTGAACCATCTCGATTATGTGTACCGCGAGTTCAAAAACTACATGGCTGTTACCCCGCCCCAGGGCTCGCCCAAAATTGCTTACTTCAGCATGGAATTCGGCCTGCATGCTTCCCTCAAACTTTACTCCGGCGGGCTTGGCCTTCTGGCAGGAGATTACCTCAAAGAAGCCAGTGATTCCAATGTCGATATGGTAGGGATAGGCCTCCTTTACCGCTACGGTTACTTTGACCAGGTGCTTTCGGTAAACGGCGAACAACAGGCAACATACAAGCGTCAGGCATTCGGCCAGATGCCCCTGCAAAAATTAACCAATGAAAACGGTGACTGGCTCACTGTATCGCTTGCGCTTCCTGGCCGTACTGTAACCATCCGGCTCTGGAAGATTCAGATAGGGCGCGTTCCACTAATCCTCCTCGATACCGACTTTGACCTCAATGACCCGAGGGATCAATCCATAACCCATCAGCTCTATGGCGGGGACCTTGAAAACCGCCTGAAGCAGGAAATGGTGCTCGGAATTGCCGGTGTAAGAGCTCTGCAGGCCCTGAAAATCGAACCCACCGTATTTCATAGCAATGAAGGCCACTCCGCTTTCATCGGGCTGGAAAGACTCAGATACTACATTGTTGACCGGAAACTCTCCTTCGAAGTTGCCAGAGAAATTGTCCGCTCGTCCACCCTTTTCACTACCCATACCCCTGTGCCGGCCGGCCACGATGCATTCCCTGAAGACCTTCTCCGGGTTTACATTTCTCACTATCCTGAAAGACTCAACATCAAATGGGAAGATCTCATCGCCCTCGGACGCTTTAACCCATACGACACTTCAGAAAAATTCTCCATGAGCGTGCTGGCGGCCAATCTTTCATGCTACATGAACGGAGTAAGCCGCCTCCATGGAAAAGTCAGCCAGGAAATGTTCGCTCCCCTTTACAAAGGATATTTCCCGGAAGAAACCCATATCGACTATGTAACCAACGGTGTTCATTATTATACCTGGACGCATAAGAAACTGCGCCAGCTCTATGAAAACTCCTTCGGAGAAGGATTCCTGCACGATCAGTCCAATCCTGACTACTGGAGGAAAATTCATCATGTTCCAGATAAAGACCTCTGGAACATCAAGCAAAGCCTGAAAACTGAACTCATCGATTACCTCAAGAAGCGCTTTCTCTCCGGCAAAGCCAGCCGCCATGAAAATCCCAGGCATCTGGTTGATATTGTGGAAAACCTCGATGACAAGGCCCTTATCATTGGCTTCGCACGGCGTTTTGCTACCTACAAACGGGGCAACCTGCTCTTCAGAAACCTGGATAGGCTGGCCCAGATCGTAAATGATCCGGACCGCCCGGTGCGCATCCTTTTTGCCGGAAAAGCACATCCCAACGATGGAGGAGGACAGGAACTCATTAAACAGATTGTTCAGATATCACGGATGCCGCAGTTTGTCGGAAAAATTGTTTTCATCGAAAATTATGATATCGAACTTGCCCAGCGCATGGTGGCCGGAGTGGATGTATGGCTGAACACTCCTACCAGAACAATGGAAGCATCGGGAACCAGCGGGGAAAAAGCTTCCATGAACGGCACCATCCATTTCAGTGTGCTTGACGGTTGGTGGTGCGAAGGCTACCGCCCTGATGCAGGATGGGCACTGAGCGAAAAACCTACTTACGAAAACGAAGACTTCCAGAACCAGCTCGATGCGGAAACAATCTACTATACCCTGGAAGATGATATAATTCCCAAATATTACAGCCGCAACCACGAAGACGTGCCTGTGGAGTGGGTAAAGTATATCAAAAATACCATTGCCGAAGTGGCTCCCCACTTTACGATGAAGCGCCAGCTGAACGACTATATTGCCAAGTTCTATGGTAAACTCCATGAACGGTATCTGCATATCACAGCCGACGACTTCAGTGTCGCCAAGGATATTGCTCTCTGGAAGCGGATGGTTGCCAGAATCTGGAAAAACATCTCGGTGATCTCTTCCTGCATGCCCGAAAATCAGCAGCAATTGCTCAAAGTGGGGGAAGAATACCACTGTGAGGTGGTCCTCGATATCGACCGGCTTCTGCCCGAAGAGGTTGGTGTGGAACTGGTGATGTTGCGGCATGAAGGAGAGAAGAAATTCCTTGACGTCCGGCAGGAATTTGAGTTCGTAAAACAGATCGACGGAAAAGCCATTTATAAAATTGCCGTTGTGCCAACCCGTCCGGGAACCTTCAGCGCCGGCATGCGCATCTTCCCCAAAAGCAACCTTCTGCCGCACAGGCAGGATTTCTGCATGGTGAAGTGGATTTGA
- a CDS encoding 1,4-alpha-glucan-branching enzyme, whose translation MKKVPSFVERDPWLKPYLPKITVRNNYVYKREKDLTGGKGNLTDFAAGHLYYGVHKEKDGWVFREWAPNATAIYLIGDFSGWKKKGEYAFSRISHDTWELRLAANQLRHKDLYKLFIEWPGGGGERIPAWTRRAVQDPDTLIFSAQIWDPSEPYVWKHDYKRPPVAPLIYEAHVGMATEECRIGTFDEFRRNVLPRIVRAGYNTLQLMAIQEHPYYGSFGYHVSSFFAVSSRFGTPEELKALIDEAHGYGMSVIMDLVHSHAVKNEIEGLGRYDGTPYQFFHDGPRREHVAWDSLCFNYGKPEVIHFLLSNCAFWLGEYHFDGFRFDGVTSMIYLDHGLGQNFTSYDMYYNENQDEDAIAYLALANKLIHEMRPDAITIAEDMSGMPGLAVPLKDGGYGFDYRLAMGTPDYWIKIIKEKPDEQWNVSEMYYELTNRRKDEKNIGYVESHDQALVGDKTIAFRLMDKDMYENMSKRKQSLVIDRGMALHKMIRLVTIATAGAGYLNFMGNEFGHPEWIDFPREGNNWSYLYARRQWSLCDRDDLRYHWLADFDRDMLALVKESSLFDEPFPALMTAVEHDQVLAFQRRNYLFVFNFNPVTSFTDYGVRVHPGKYAVVLDTDDARYGGFARVDHNLTYFAEPLARLASMGENQLKLYLPSRTGLVFKRISTPRVW comes from the coding sequence ATGAAAAAGGTTCCTTCCTTTGTTGAACGTGATCCGTGGTTAAAACCTTATCTGCCGAAAATTACAGTTAGGAACAATTATGTTTACAAGCGGGAAAAAGATCTGACCGGGGGGAAAGGGAATCTTACGGATTTTGCTGCAGGGCATCTGTACTATGGAGTGCATAAAGAGAAGGATGGATGGGTATTCAGGGAATGGGCTCCGAATGCGACGGCTATTTATCTGATCGGAGATTTTTCGGGCTGGAAAAAGAAGGGAGAATATGCGTTTTCAAGAATTTCGCATGACACCTGGGAATTGCGTCTTGCCGCTAACCAGCTTCGTCATAAAGACCTGTACAAATTGTTTATCGAATGGCCGGGAGGCGGTGGAGAGCGCATACCGGCATGGACCAGAAGAGCTGTTCAGGATCCTGATACCCTTATTTTTTCTGCCCAGATATGGGATCCTTCCGAGCCGTATGTATGGAAACATGATTACAAAAGACCGCCGGTTGCTCCCCTGATTTATGAAGCACATGTGGGGATGGCGACAGAAGAATGCCGTATAGGAACTTTTGATGAATTTCGGCGCAATGTATTACCACGTATAGTGAGAGCAGGGTATAATACCCTTCAATTGATGGCCATACAGGAACATCCGTATTATGGATCCTTCGGATACCATGTTTCCAGCTTTTTTGCCGTTTCCTCCCGTTTCGGGACGCCGGAAGAGCTGAAAGCCCTTATTGATGAGGCCCATGGATATGGCATGTCGGTGATTATGGATCTGGTGCATTCCCATGCCGTAAAGAATGAGATTGAGGGCCTGGGCCGCTATGATGGTACACCCTATCAGTTTTTTCATGACGGACCCCGCAGGGAGCATGTTGCATGGGATTCATTGTGTTTTAATTACGGAAAGCCGGAGGTCATTCATTTTTTACTGTCCAATTGTGCTTTCTGGCTGGGAGAGTACCATTTCGACGGTTTCCGGTTTGACGGGGTTACCAGCATGATTTATCTGGACCATGGGCTGGGACAAAATTTTACCAGCTACGACATGTATTACAATGAGAACCAGGATGAGGATGCCATCGCCTATCTTGCTCTGGCCAACAAGCTGATCCATGAAATGAGGCCCGATGCCATAACCATAGCCGAGGATATGAGCGGAATGCCCGGTCTGGCAGTACCCCTTAAAGACGGCGGATATGGCTTTGATTACCGGCTTGCCATGGGTACCCCTGATTACTGGATAAAGATTATCAAGGAAAAACCCGACGAGCAATGGAATGTTTCAGAAATGTACTATGAACTGACCAACCGCAGGAAGGATGAAAAGAATATAGGATATGTCGAGTCGCATGACCAGGCACTGGTAGGAGATAAGACCATTGCATTCCGTCTGATGGACAAGGACATGTATGAAAACATGTCGAAACGTAAACAAAGCCTGGTTATTGACAGGGGAATGGCACTGCACAAAATGATCAGGCTGGTTACCATTGCTACGGCCGGTGCAGGCTACCTGAATTTTATGGGGAATGAATTCGGGCATCCTGAATGGATTGATTTTCCGCGGGAAGGCAATAACTGGTCGTATTTGTACGCAAGAAGGCAATGGAGTTTGTGCGACAGGGACGATTTGCGCTACCACTGGCTGGCCGATTTTGACAGGGACATGCTTGCCCTGGTAAAGGAATCTTCTCTGTTCGATGAGCCTTTTCCGGCATTGATGACCGCCGTTGAGCATGATCAGGTGCTTGCCTTTCAGCGGCGCAATTACCTGTTTGTGTTCAATTTTAATCCGGTTACATCGTTTACTGATTACGGAGTACGGGTACATCCGGGAAAATATGCGGTTGTGCTGGATACGGACGATGCACGGTACGGAGGTTTTGCACGGGTGGATCACAATCTGACCTATTTTGCCGAACCTCTGGCAAGGCTGGCATCCATGGGAGAGAACCAGCTGAAGCTATACCTGCCCAGCAGGACAGGCCTTGTGTTTAAGCGCATATCCACACCCCGCGTGTGGTAG
- a CDS encoding Rrf2 family transcriptional regulator has product MARFFSLSEAASIGLHGMILIARSENGLNAQEIADIMGSSRHHVAKILQRLAKVGFLSSTRGPNGGFVMRKKPADINLLQIYEAIEGEIVVMDCPMEKPVCPFEKCIFNNVTRTMTEQFKDYLKKQTLKEYL; this is encoded by the coding sequence ATGGCTAGATTTTTTTCTTTGTCGGAAGCCGCATCCATCGGGCTGCATGGAATGATTCTGATTGCCCGGTCGGAAAACGGATTGAATGCACAGGAGATTGCTGATATAATGGGTTCCTCGCGCCATCACGTTGCGAAAATTTTGCAGCGTCTTGCCAAGGTAGGTTTTCTTTCTTCAACACGAGGGCCGAATGGCGGGTTTGTCATGCGCAAAAAACCGGCTGACATCAACCTTCTTCAGATTTATGAAGCCATTGAAGGGGAAATTGTCGTTATGGACTGCCCTATGGAAAAGCCGGTATGTCCGTTTGAAAAATGCATTTTCAATAATGTGACCCGCACCATGACGGAGCAGTTCAAAGATTATCTGAAAAAACAGACCTTGAAGGAATATCTTTAG
- a CDS encoding dihydroorotate dehydrogenase-like protein — protein MKNPSTSWLGLELRNPIIAASSGLTEHLPGLLELEKNGVGAVVLKSLFEEEILLDIENRLKQMASESFIYPETVEFYEQDERIQEHTARYLDLIRSAKKELSVPVIASINCVTAENWIYFPREIELAGADALELNVFILPTDTRRTAQESESVYFDIVKQVRKLIKIPVALKISPYFTNLISFADQISGMGIQGLVLFNRSYNPDIDIEKLEITSAGVLSSPSDIYNSLRWIAILSSRVQCDLAASSGIHDGTALIKQILAGAKAVQIASAIYKNGPGIIAKMLDELSEWAQEKKFDSIKQFRGMLSQSKTGNPAAYERVQFMKYFRGYHPSASSPDFI, from the coding sequence ATGAAAAATCCTTCAACATCTTGGCTGGGATTGGAATTGCGCAATCCCATTATTGCCGCCAGTTCCGGACTCACGGAACACCTGCCCGGACTGCTGGAACTTGAGAAAAACGGAGTTGGTGCCGTCGTCCTCAAATCCCTGTTTGAAGAGGAAATCCTGCTGGATATAGAAAACCGGCTGAAACAAATGGCATCGGAATCATTTATATACCCCGAGACCGTGGAATTTTATGAGCAGGATGAACGTATCCAGGAACATACCGCACGGTACCTCGATCTGATCAGATCGGCAAAAAAAGAGTTGTCGGTACCGGTAATAGCCAGTATCAACTGCGTTACGGCCGAAAACTGGATTTATTTCCCCAGGGAAATTGAATTGGCAGGAGCAGACGCCCTTGAACTCAATGTTTTTATTTTGCCAACCGATACCAGGCGTACAGCCCAGGAAAGCGAATCGGTCTATTTCGACATTGTTAAACAGGTCCGCAAGCTGATTAAAATCCCGGTTGCCCTCAAAATCAGTCCGTATTTTACCAATCTGATATCGTTCGCTGATCAGATTTCCGGTATGGGAATTCAGGGATTGGTACTATTCAACAGGTCGTACAATCCCGATATCGACATTGAAAAGCTGGAAATCACATCGGCAGGGGTGCTCAGCTCACCGTCCGATATCTATAATTCGCTGCGCTGGATTGCCATCCTTTCTTCCCGTGTGCAATGCGATTTAGCCGCATCCTCCGGCATTCATGACGGCACAGCACTGATCAAACAGATCCTGGCCGGCGCAAAAGCTGTTCAGATTGCTTCAGCAATTTACAAAAACGGGCCCGGCATAATTGCAAAAATGCTTGATGAACTCTCGGAGTGGGCACAGGAGAAAAAATTTGATTCCATTAAACAGTTCAGAGGCATGCTCAGCCAGTCAAAAACCGGAAATCCTGCTGCTTACGAACGTGTACAGTTTATGAAATATTTCAGGGGCTACCACCCTTCCGCCAGTTCGCCCGATTTTATCTGA